ATGGTGGGTATGGTGGCTGAATTCAAAATCAGTCTGGGAACATCAGGTCAGGTTGCAGATTTGATCGAGATAGAGCAACTGGCGCTGCAATCGTTTCAAGACCCAGAAGTTCGCCAGTGGTTTTTACAGCATCCAACACCACCGGAAATTTTGCACAGCGCAATTCGCGACAATTGTTTGTGGGTGGTCGAACTTTCTTCTGGAGGTTTAGCCGGATTTGCCGATGTAACGTATTTGGGGGCCGTTCCATATCTGGCTGGGCTCTACGTCCATCCTCAATTTAGTCGGCAAGGAATCGGAAGTGCGCTACTGGTCGCGATTTTGAGTGAATTGAAGGGCAGAGAATGTGTCGAAATCTGGTTGACCACGACCAGCAATCATCCGTGGCACCAGCCGTTTTATGAGCTTCACGGGTTCCAGGTTGCTGAAGAAACAATTCTTCCCGCTGAAATCCAGGTGATGCTCCAGATTGAAGCCCGGATGGGATGGCGGACCCGGCGCATTGCCATGCGGCGAATATTGTAGAGGGCATCGTGGTTCATTACTGAGCGCCTTGAAGCTGGGGAGTTGCGAAAGATCAACAACGGTTTGGTGTGTCAGTTTGGAGGGCAAATGCGCAGAATCGGCAGAATTGCCACACTGAGTTGCCTGGCGGCTGTGTGGAAGCTACCTCACCAATCTGGCATCAACTCTCGCAGGGGTGGGACATTGTGTTCAACTACCACTTTCAATTCACGGTGGCACACCAGTTGCCCGGTTGAAAAGCACGCTGGGAATGCCGCCGACGCGAAAAGCCGGGAACGTTGGTTCGAGTCAAGGCGGCATTCTTCACTTTTCCTCCCGCCTGGTTCGATCTCAATCTTTGATTCAGCTCAAATTCACTGTAGCCCAGCTTCCGGGATTGTGCAGTTGGGCCTTCGCAGGCCAGAAGTGGTACAGCTTCTGGGTGTCGGTAACATTCAATGCCAGTCCAAAGGGACGTGAACTTTTTGGATCAAATCCGACCTTCTCAAAAGAGATTTTTATTTCAATGGCCTGATTTTCAGTGAGTGGGAAATTATTGGCAGACCAGCCATTTTTGGTTGGCGTGCAATCCCAGACATTGAATTTCCCGTGGCCTTCACAATCGTTGTAGGACGCGTGAAACCACCAGTCGTGCTGGTCCCAGGCGGCGGTTCGATTGTGATTGAGGTCAAACACAACCTCTGGATACCGTTCGGCGGCGCCTCGTTTCAGGTTTTGGAAGGCAAAATAGAAATGTGACCCGTCGTGTTTCATCAACACGGTGACCTTCCAGTTTTTCTCCACCTCGATGGCAACCGAGCGCGCATCACGCCATTCAGTTGCTTCAAGCCGGCCATCAATGTTCGGAGCCGTCCCAAACGGAATCTGGACGTCAATTTTGGGGGAAACTGGTTGTTGAAAACCAGTCATCAGCCAGCAAATCAAACCAGGAACCAGCAGCAAGAATGGAATCTTCATCGCTTTCTCCAGGTTGGGCTAGAGAACAGTAAACCACCGAAAAAAGTGGATTTCCCCGAACCCTGAACCCTGAACCCTGAAATGGTTTTTAGACCTGGTTTTGATGTGTGATTTCCCGAACAATATCACCAATTCGATGAAAGAGATAAGACCGGGCCGTCGTTGGTCTCCAGGCCAGTCCGACGCTGCGGTTGGGCACAGGGTGTGAAAACGGAAGGTACACCACATTGGAGGCATTGCCGCTAACCGCCATTTCCGGCACCAGAGTAATCCCCGCGCCACTGGCGACCATATGGCGGAGCGTTTCCAGACTTGTCGCCCGAAACGACGTTTTTTCCCGTGCTCCTACGACTTTACACACGGCCAGCGCCTGATCGCGCAAACAGTGACCATCTTCGAGGAGCAGAACCGATTCATTGGCCAAATCCTGTTGTGAAACCATCTGCCGGTGGGCCAGGGCGTGCGTATGCGGAACCGCCAGAAAGAATGGCTCAAGGTACAATTCGCGTTCGAAAAAGCGGTAATCCGGCAGCGGGAGCGCCAGCAGAATCAAATCCAGTTCGCCATCTTCAAGCTGTCGGCAAATGGTAGGGGTCTGGGCTTCCACAAGCTGGATTTGCAAATTGGGGAGTTCAGCCTGAAGTCGTGGCAAAATGCGGGGCAGCAAATACGGAGCAATCGTCGGAATCACGCCGATTTTGATAATTCCTCCGAGCGGGTCGGACGCCTGTTTGGCCAGATCGCGGATGTTCCCGACTTCCTTGATGATGAGGCGGGCGCGTTCGGCGATGGTCTTCCCGATGGGGGTGACGATGACCTGTTTGTTATTGCGTTCGAAGAGCTGCACGCCCAGGTCTTCTTCCATTTTTTTGAGCTGCATACTGAGCGCCGGCTGGCTGACGTAGCACGCCTCGGCAGCCTTCCCAAAGTGTTTCAGATCAACAACGGCGAGAAAATAAGTCAAATCACGGATGTTCATAGGTGGAGAAAAAAGTTCAGAGTTCAAGCTTTAGCTTGCTTTCGTCTCAAGGCAAGCACAACTCAAGTCGTATCAAGAACTTGAATGACACACCCCAACGATTTTTGCAAGCTAAAGCTTGAACTCTGAACTCCATCCCACGTTCTCACTGGTCTTTATTCTCTGACTTGTAATTGCGTAAGAAATCGGCCACTTCGGTTTGTCCCGCTTCCTGAGCCAGATCGAATGGAGTTTTCCCATCCTTGTCTTTGGCATCAGGGTCAGCCCCGTGTTCGATCAGGTATTTGACAATTTCCAGGTGGCCAGCCTCTGCAGCGTAATGCAATGGAGTTTTCTTCCCATCCCGATCTCTGGCATTAATCTGAGCACCTTTTGAAATCAGGTATGCAACAATGGTTCGTTGCCCTTTACTGGCAGCCCACATTAAAGCAGTCCATTTTGTCTCTTTACCGTCTTTATCAATTTCGCTGTCTTCCAGGTTCAGGTTTAAGGTTTCTAATAAATATTGCAAAACATCGAGATGACCTTCCCCGGCTGCCGTGACCAAAGGACTACCATAATAAGCGTCTTTTGAATTATTTAGGTAAATCAGCCCTTTGTGGTTTGGGTCAGCGCCTTTATTGATCAGTAGTTTTACTATCTCCAAATGACCACCATAGATAGCCCACATTAACGGGGTTGTCCCATTTTGGTCTGTGCTGGTTACCAGTAATGGTTGGGAATTGATCAAGTACTGAACCCACAGTAAATTCCCGGTTGATGCTACTTCAAAAATCTCTTGTTGCTGAAGAAATCGAGTCAATTGTAGTTTTTCTTCCTTAGTTTGCCGGGTTAACCACACCTTGACCGTGTTGTCCCAACTCCCGGTTGCCAGCCGGTTTCCATCCGGTGAGAAAGCGACTGAGAAGACAG
This genomic window from Acidobacteriota bacterium contains:
- a CDS encoding GNAT family N-acetyltransferase yields the protein MVAEFKISLGTSGQVADLIEIEQLALQSFQDPEVRQWFLQHPTPPEILHSAIRDNCLWVVELSSGGLAGFADVTYLGAVPYLAGLYVHPQFSRQGIGSALLVAILSELKGRECVEIWLTTTSNHPWHQPFYELHGFQVAEETILPAEIQVMLQIEARMGWRTRRIAMRRIL
- a CDS encoding ankyrin repeat domain-containing protein translates to TLTGHTDSVFSVAFSPDGNRLATGSLDNTVKVWDVATWQAVATLTGHTDFVSSVTFSPDGNRLATGSLDNTVKVWDVATWQAVATLTGHTDSVFSVAFSPDGNRLATGSWDNTVKVWLTRQTKEEKLQLTRFLQQQEIFEVASTGNLLWVQYLINSQPLLVTSTDQNGTTPLMWAIYGGHLEIVKLLINKGADPNHKGLIYLNNSKDAYYGSPLVTAAGEGHLDVLQYLLETLNLNLEDSEIDKDGKETKWTALMWAASKGQRTIVAYLISKGAQINARDRDGKKTPLHYAAEAGHLEIVKYLIEHGADPDAKDKDGKTPFDLAQEAGQTEVADFLRNYKSENKDQ
- a CDS encoding LysR family transcriptional regulator; translation: MNIRDLTYFLAVVDLKHFGKAAEACYVSQPALSMQLKKMEEDLGVQLFERNNKQVIVTPIGKTIAERARLIIKEVGNIRDLAKQASDPLGGIIKIGVIPTIAPYLLPRILPRLQAELPNLQIQLVEAQTPTICRQLEDGELDLILLALPLPDYRFFERELYLEPFFLAVPHTHALAHRQMVSQQDLANESVLLLEDGHCLRDQALAVCKVVGAREKTSFRATSLETLRHMVASGAGITLVPEMAVSGNASNVVYLPFSHPVPNRSVGLAWRPTTARSYLFHRIGDIVREITHQNQV